One Streptococcus gallolyticus subsp. gallolyticus DSM 16831 DNA window includes the following coding sequences:
- a CDS encoding 8-oxo-dGTP diphosphatase, protein MSRAQSVILTNMCLIEDGQGNVVMQIRDPKRYRWSGYALPGGHIEPHEGLVESVIREVKEETGLTINNPQLVGMKHWYTKEDERYLVFLYRASDYVGDIHSTDEGEIKWVPRKELPKLDLAYDMLNLLRVFEEDDLNELFYRERLKDDFLREFW, encoded by the coding sequence ATGTCACGTGCACAGAGTGTGATTTTAACAAATATGTGCTTAATTGAGGACGGTCAGGGGAATGTAGTCATGCAGATTCGTGACCCAAAACGTTATCGTTGGTCAGGTTATGCGCTTCCTGGAGGGCATATTGAGCCACACGAAGGCTTGGTTGAGTCTGTTATTCGTGAAGTTAAGGAAGAAACTGGTTTGACGATTAACAATCCACAATTAGTGGGAATGAAACATTGGTACACTAAAGAAGATGAACGCTACCTTGTTTTCTTATATCGAGCTTCTGACTACGTCGGTGATATTCATTCGACTGATGAGGGCGAAATTAAATGGGTTCCTCGCAAGGAATTACCAAAACTAGATTTAGCTTATGATATGCTCAATTTGCTTCGCGTTTTTGAGGAAGATGACCTCAACGAACTCTTTTACCGTGAACGTTTGAAAGATGATTTCTTACGCGAATTTTGGTAA
- a CDS encoding sugar ABC transporter permease — protein sequence MKNKKRLRLTFVYILLIVLSIIWLFPIVWVVLTSFRGEGTAYVNYFIPKTWTLDNYIKLFTSDAFPFGQWFLNTLLVATASCIISTFITVAMAYSLSRIKFKHRNGFLKLALVLNMFPGFMSMIAVYYILKAFNLDQTLLALVLVYSAGAALGFYIAKGFFDTIPYSLDESAMIDGATRADIFFKITLPLSKPIIVYTALMAFIGPWIDFIFAKVILGDATSKYTVAIGLFSMLQQDTINDWFMSFTAGSVIIAIPITLLFMFMQKYYVEGITGGSVK from the coding sequence ATGAAAAACAAAAAACGATTAAGATTGACGTTTGTCTATATTTTACTGATTGTTTTATCAATCATCTGGCTCTTTCCAATTGTTTGGGTTGTCCTTACAAGTTTCCGTGGCGAAGGAACAGCTTATGTTAACTACTTCATTCCAAAAACTTGGACGCTGGATAATTACATCAAACTATTCACATCAGATGCCTTTCCTTTTGGACAATGGTTCTTAAATACATTGCTAGTTGCAACAGCATCTTGTATCATTTCAACCTTTATCACGGTTGCTATGGCTTACTCACTCAGTCGTATCAAATTTAAACACCGCAACGGTTTCTTGAAACTAGCGCTTGTACTTAATATGTTCCCTGGCTTTATGAGTATGATTGCCGTTTACTACATCTTAAAAGCCTTTAACCTTGACCAAACCCTTCTTGCCCTTGTCTTGGTTTACTCAGCTGGTGCGGCACTAGGCTTCTATATTGCCAAAGGGTTCTTTGATACCATTCCTTACTCACTTGATGAATCTGCCATGATTGATGGAGCAACACGCGCTGATATTTTCTTTAAAATTACACTTCCTCTTTCAAAACCAATTATCGTTTATACAGCGCTTATGGCTTTCATCGGACCTTGGATTGACTTCATCTTTGCTAAGGTTATCTTAGGAGATGCGACAAGTAAATACACCGTTGCCATTGGACTCTTCTCAATGTTGCAACAAGATACCATCAATGATTGGTTCATGTCATTTACAGCAGGTTCAGTTATTATCGCCATTCCAATCACATTACTCTTCATGTTTATGCAAAAATACTACGTGGAAGGTATTACTGGCGGTTCTGTTAAGTAA
- a CDS encoding DUF4044 domain-containing protein yields MAFGENGPRKKTAFEKLTLVVVILMVLVTVGGLIATAIGSII; encoded by the coding sequence GTGGCATTTGGTGAAAACGGACCACGTAAAAAAACAGCGTTTGAAAAACTGACTTTAGTAGTTGTTATCTTAATGGTTCTAGTAACCGTAGGTGGTCTTATTGCGACTGCAATTGGTTCAATTATTTAA
- the uvrB gene encoding excinuclease ABC subunit UvrB: protein MIDRVENNQFKLVSKYQPSGDQPEAIEALVDNIEGGEKAQILLGATGTGKTYTMSQVIAKVNKPTLVIAHNKTLAGQLYGEFKEFFPDNAVEYFVSYYDYYQPEAYVPSSDTYIEKDSSVNDEIDKLRHSATSALLERNDVIVVASVSCIYGLGSPKEYADSVVSLRPGQEISRDQLLNDLVDIQFERNDIDFQRGRFRVRGDVVEIFPASRDEHAFRVEFFGDEIDRIREIESLTGKVLGEVEHLAIFPATHFMTNEEHMEHAIHNILEEMEEQVKQFEAEGKLIEAQRIRQRTEYDVEMLREMGYTNGVENYSRHMDGRSEGEPPFTLLDFFPEDFLIMVDESHMTMGQIKGMYNGDRSRKEMLVNYGFRLPSALDNRPLRREEFESHVHQIVYVSATPGDYELEQTDTVVEQIIRPTGLLDPEVEVRPTMGQMDDLLGEINSRAEKGERTFITTLTKKMAEDLTDYLKEMGVKVKYMHSDIKTLERTEIIRDLRLGVFDVLIGINLLREGIDVPEVSLVAILDADKEGFLRNERGLIQTIGRAARNSEGHVIMYADKITESMQKAMDETARRREIQMRYNEEHGIIPQTIKKDIRDLIAISKSSDTDVAEDIPDYNAMTKAERQETIKKLQKQMQEAAEMLDFELAAQLRDMVLELKAMD, encoded by the coding sequence ATGATAGATAGAGTAGAGAACAATCAATTTAAATTAGTATCAAAATACCAACCGTCTGGAGACCAACCAGAAGCTATTGAGGCTTTGGTGGATAATATTGAAGGTGGGGAAAAAGCTCAAATTCTTCTTGGAGCAACAGGAACTGGTAAGACTTATACGATGAGCCAAGTTATTGCTAAGGTCAACAAACCAACGTTGGTTATTGCTCATAATAAAACTTTGGCTGGGCAACTTTATGGGGAATTCAAAGAATTTTTCCCAGACAATGCTGTTGAATATTTTGTGTCTTATTATGATTACTATCAACCAGAAGCTTATGTGCCTTCTAGCGATACTTATATTGAAAAAGATAGCTCGGTAAATGATGAAATCGATAAATTGCGCCATTCAGCAACATCAGCCCTACTAGAGCGTAATGACGTTATCGTAGTAGCGTCGGTATCGTGTATCTATGGTTTGGGGTCACCAAAAGAATATGCTGATAGTGTGGTTAGTTTGCGACCTGGGCAAGAAATATCACGTGACCAATTGTTAAACGATTTGGTTGACATTCAATTTGAACGAAATGACATTGATTTTCAACGTGGCCGTTTTCGTGTGCGTGGCGACGTTGTCGAAATTTTCCCAGCCAGTCGTGATGAGCACGCTTTTCGTGTGGAATTTTTTGGTGACGAAATTGACCGTATTCGAGAAATCGAAAGTTTGACAGGTAAAGTTCTTGGTGAGGTGGAACATTTAGCGATTTTCCCTGCTACACACTTCATGACCAATGAGGAACATATGGAGCACGCCATTCACAACATTTTGGAAGAAATGGAAGAGCAGGTCAAGCAGTTTGAGGCAGAAGGAAAGTTGATAGAAGCGCAGCGTATTCGCCAAAGAACGGAATACGATGTTGAAATGCTTCGTGAAATGGGCTATACGAATGGTGTCGAAAATTATTCGCGTCATATGGACGGTCGTTCAGAAGGGGAGCCGCCGTTTACCTTACTTGATTTCTTCCCAGAAGATTTCCTTATTATGGTCGATGAAAGTCACATGACCATGGGTCAAATCAAAGGAATGTATAACGGAGACCGTTCGCGTAAGGAAATGCTGGTTAATTATGGTTTTCGTTTGCCAAGTGCGCTTGATAATCGTCCTTTGCGCCGTGAAGAATTTGAAAGTCATGTTCACCAAATTGTTTACGTGTCAGCCACCCCAGGGGATTACGAGCTGGAACAAACTGATACTGTTGTTGAACAAATCATTCGTCCAACTGGTTTACTTGACCCTGAAGTGGAAGTGCGTCCAACCATGGGACAAATGGATGATTTGCTCGGTGAAATCAATAGCCGTGCTGAAAAAGGCGAACGCACCTTCATTACAACATTAACTAAGAAAATGGCAGAAGATTTGACTGATTACCTCAAAGAAATGGGGGTCAAAGTCAAGTATATGCATTCAGATATTAAAACGTTGGAACGTACGGAGATCATTCGTGATTTGCGTCTAGGTGTTTTTGATGTCTTGATTGGGATTAATTTGCTCCGTGAAGGAATTGACGTCCCAGAAGTGAGCTTGGTTGCCATTCTTGATGCGGACAAGGAAGGATTCTTGCGCAATGAACGTGGTCTTATTCAAACGATTGGGCGTGCAGCGCGAAACAGCGAGGGGCATGTTATCATGTATGCTGATAAGATTACAGAATCTATGCAAAAAGCCATGGACGAAACGGCGCGTCGTCGTGAAATTCAAATGCGTTACAATGAAGAGCATGGTATTATTCCGCAAACAATCAAAAAAGATATTCGCGATTTGATTGCCATTTCGAAAAGTTCTGATACAGATGTCGCAGAAGATATTCCAGATTACAATGCTATGACGAAAGCAGAACGTCAAGAGACAATTAAGAAACTTCAAAAACAAATGCAAGAAGCAGCAGAAATGCTCGATTTCGAACTTGCTGCCCAATTGCGTGATATGGTATTAGAATTGAAAGCCATGGATTAG
- a CDS encoding ATP-binding cassette domain-containing protein, producing the protein MLQINHLTITHLKDLTQLISDLNVIVNSGDKLAIIGEEGTGKSTLLKAILSPQLMANYCILEGKIDNHFPKIGYLPQALSQKQEKMTVSEFLYDNLDYVSFDFNAFYQMAARLDLDIQSLENRNQSLKSLSGGEKLKLQLAKLVGETNDLLLLDEPSSDLDAQAINTLQAFIQSSDKTIIFISHDEALLEKTATAILHLELIKRRQVARASYFSGSYTDYMTYRHKAYTKQLGQAKNDRSIKAKRDAKIQRLHQAAEYNVRNTHDSTMGRLAAKKMKNVLSLEKRYVKEEEKMVDFPEEMDSIKLFFDDIVPLDKKKKLLSWGNHDLSTGQKVSLTILGQDKLVITGRNGIGKTRLLAQIYQELDKNHFSIGYMPQDYDSVFSKEMTALTFLTQVSDSEKARTLLASLQFTRQEIEHSVLELSGGQKAKLFLARMVLAQNHILILDEPTRHFSPTSQPLIRELLRNFNGCIISVSHDRKFIDDIANLRYQLTDKELQKY; encoded by the coding sequence ATGCTACAAATTAATCATTTAACAATTACACATCTTAAAGACTTAACACAGCTTATTTCTGATTTAAATGTAATCGTCAATTCTGGGGATAAATTAGCTATTATTGGCGAAGAGGGTACTGGGAAGTCAACACTTTTAAAGGCTATTTTGTCTCCGCAATTAATGGCTAACTACTGTATTCTCGAGGGAAAAATTGATAATCATTTTCCCAAAATTGGATATTTACCACAAGCTTTGTCACAAAAACAAGAAAAGATGACAGTTTCAGAATTTCTTTATGATAATTTAGATTATGTTAGTTTCGATTTCAATGCTTTTTACCAAATGGCTGCGCGATTAGATTTGGATATTCAATCCTTAGAAAATAGAAATCAGAGTTTGAAAAGTTTATCTGGTGGAGAAAAATTAAAGTTACAACTTGCTAAACTGGTTGGTGAAACCAATGATTTACTCTTACTAGATGAACCCTCTAGCGACCTTGATGCGCAGGCAATTAATACTTTACAAGCATTCATTCAATCATCTGACAAAACAATTATTTTTATCTCTCATGATGAAGCCCTGCTAGAAAAAACTGCTACTGCTATTCTACACCTTGAATTAATAAAGCGTCGTCAAGTTGCTCGCGCAAGCTACTTTTCAGGAAGTTACACAGATTATATGACTTATCGTCACAAAGCTTATACCAAACAACTGGGACAAGCCAAAAACGACCGCAGTATAAAAGCTAAAAGAGACGCTAAAATACAACGGCTTCATCAGGCGGCAGAATATAATGTGCGAAATACTCATGATAGCACTATGGGAAGATTAGCGGCTAAAAAGATGAAAAATGTCTTATCTCTTGAAAAACGGTATGTCAAAGAAGAAGAAAAAATGGTCGATTTTCCTGAAGAAATGGATAGTATAAAACTATTTTTCGATGATATTGTCCCTCTCGATAAAAAGAAAAAACTTCTGTCTTGGGGCAATCATGATTTATCAACCGGCCAAAAAGTCAGTTTAACCATTTTAGGTCAAGATAAACTGGTGATTACTGGGAGAAACGGTATCGGAAAAACACGTCTGCTCGCACAAATTTACCAAGAGCTAGATAAAAATCATTTTTCAATCGGTTATATGCCACAAGATTACGATAGTGTTTTTAGCAAAGAAATGACCGCTCTAACATTTTTAACACAGGTATCAGACAGCGAAAAAGCTCGAACACTCCTTGCCAGCCTTCAATTTACAAGACAAGAAATCGAGCACTCCGTCCTTGAACTTTCAGGTGGGCAAAAAGCAAAATTATTCTTAGCACGTATGGTTTTAGCCCAAAATCATATCTTAATTCTTGATGAGCCGACAAGGCATTTTTCACCAACTAGTCAGCCATTAATCAGAGAACTTTTAAGAAATTTTAACGGCTGTATTATCAGTGTTTCTCACGATAGAAAATTCATTGACGACATTGCTAATCTACGTTATCAATTAACTGACAAAGAACTTCAAAAATATTAA
- the obgE gene encoding GTPase ObgE, with product MSMFLDTAKISVKAGRGGDGMVAFRREKYVPNGGPWGGDGGKGGSVIFKVDEGLRTLMNFRYNRIFKAKSGEKGMTKGMHGRGAEDLIVRVPQGTTVRDAETNKVITDLVENGQEFVVARGGRGGRGNIRFATPRNPAPEIAENGEPGEERDLQLELKILADVGLVGFPSVGKSTLLSVVTAAKPKIGAYHFTTIVPNLGMVRTKSGDSFAMADLPGLIEGASQGVGLGTQFLRHIERTRVILHVIDMSASEGRDPYEDYVSINNELETYNLRLMERPQIIVANKMDMPEAEENLKIFKEKLAANYDDFEEMPMIFPISSLVHQGLENLMEATAELLAKTDEFLLYTDDDMIDEEVYYGFDPDERPFEISRDDDAAWVLSGEKLEKLFVMTNMERDESVMKFARQLRGMGVDEALRERGAKDGDIVRIGNFEFEFVD from the coding sequence ATGAGTATGTTTTTAGATACTGCCAAAATTAGCGTAAAAGCTGGTCGTGGTGGTGACGGAATGGTTGCCTTTCGTCGTGAAAAATACGTCCCTAACGGTGGACCTTGGGGCGGTGATGGCGGTAAAGGTGGTTCAGTCATCTTTAAAGTTGACGAAGGGCTTCGTACCTTGATGAACTTCCGTTATAATCGTATTTTTAAAGCCAAATCTGGTGAAAAAGGGATGACAAAAGGAATGCACGGACGTGGTGCGGAGGACCTTATTGTCCGTGTCCCACAAGGAACAACTGTTCGTGATGCGGAAACCAATAAAGTGATCACTGACCTTGTTGAGAATGGTCAAGAATTCGTTGTTGCTCGTGGTGGACGTGGTGGACGTGGTAATATTCGCTTTGCGACACCACGTAACCCAGCACCTGAAATCGCTGAAAATGGTGAACCTGGTGAGGAACGTGACCTTCAATTAGAATTGAAAATCTTGGCTGACGTTGGTTTGGTTGGATTCCCGTCAGTTGGTAAATCAACATTGTTGAGTGTTGTGACAGCTGCTAAACCTAAAATTGGTGCTTACCACTTTACAACAATCGTGCCTAATCTTGGAATGGTTCGTACCAAATCAGGTGATAGCTTTGCTATGGCCGACCTTCCAGGGTTGATTGAGGGCGCTTCACAAGGTGTTGGACTTGGTACACAATTCCTTCGCCATATTGAGCGTACACGCGTTATCTTACACGTGATTGATATGTCAGCTAGTGAAGGTCGTGACCCGTATGAAGATTATGTTTCTATTAATAATGAGCTTGAAACCTATAATCTTCGTTTGATGGAACGTCCACAAATCATTGTTGCAAACAAGATGGATATGCCAGAAGCGGAAGAAAACTTGAAAATTTTCAAAGAAAAATTGGCAGCGAATTATGATGATTTTGAAGAAATGCCAATGATTTTCCCAATTTCAAGCTTGGTGCATCAAGGGCTAGAAAATCTAATGGAAGCGACAGCAGAATTGCTTGCTAAGACAGATGAATTCTTGCTTTACACTGATGATGACATGATTGACGAAGAAGTTTATTATGGCTTTGACCCAGATGAACGTCCATTTGAAATTTCACGTGATGACGATGCTGCTTGGGTATTGTCAGGTGAAAAACTTGAAAAACTCTTTGTCATGACGAATATGGAACGTGATGAATCCGTTATGAAATTTGCTCGCCAATTGCGTGGTATGGGGGTTGATGAAGCCCTTCGCGAACGCGGAGCTAAAGACGGAGACATTGTCCGAATCGGAAACTTCGAATTCGAATTTGTGGATTAA
- a CDS encoding amino acid ABC transporter ATP-binding protein, protein MAELKIDVQDLHKSYGDNEVLKGITTQFHEGDVVCIIGPSGSGKSTFLRTLNLLETITSGKVIVDGHELSDPKTDVDKVREDIGMVFQHFNLFPHMTVLENITFAPIELGKESKEEAEKHAMELLEQVGLADKRDAKPESLSGGQKQRVAIARSLAMNPDIMLFDEPTSALDPEMVGDVLNVMKNLAEQGMTMLIVTHEMGFARKVANRVIFTDGGEFLEDGTPEQIFDNPQHPRLKDFLDKVLNV, encoded by the coding sequence ATGGCAGAATTAAAAATTGATGTACAAGATTTGCACAAATCTTATGGAGATAATGAGGTCCTAAAAGGAATCACAACTCAGTTCCACGAAGGTGATGTTGTTTGTATTATCGGTCCTTCAGGTTCAGGAAAATCAACATTCCTACGTACCCTCAACTTACTTGAAACAATCACAAGTGGAAAAGTTATCGTTGACGGTCATGAACTTTCTGACCCAAAAACTGATGTCGATAAAGTTCGTGAGGATATCGGAATGGTATTCCAACACTTTAACCTTTTCCCACACATGACAGTTCTTGAAAACATTACCTTTGCGCCTATCGAACTAGGTAAGGAAAGTAAAGAAGAGGCAGAAAAACATGCCATGGAACTTCTTGAACAAGTCGGCTTAGCTGATAAACGTGACGCAAAACCCGAAAGCTTATCAGGGGGACAAAAACAACGTGTGGCTATCGCTCGCAGTTTAGCTATGAATCCTGATATCATGCTTTTTGACGAACCTACTTCTGCACTTGACCCAGAAATGGTCGGAGACGTTCTTAACGTTATGAAAAATCTTGCAGAACAAGGCATGACAATGTTAATCGTCACTCACGAAATGGGATTTGCTCGTAAAGTTGCCAACCGCGTTATCTTTACTGACGGCGGTGAATTCCTCGAAGACGGCACACCAGAACAAATCTTCGACAACCCACAACACCCACGCCTAAAAGACTTCCTTGATAAAGTCTTGAATGTGTGA
- a CDS encoding carbohydrate ABC transporter permease has translation MINSQYFDSVSVKEAFKKGGFDTKLSFLIMGFSNFYHKQIIKGCLFLLSEILFLITFVTSIIPSLQGLITLGTQEQGLVEKTVGGIKMKVAVEGDNSMLMLIFGLAALIFCLVFAYIYWCNLKSARNLYVLDKENKKIPTFKEDFETLANGRFHMTLMAIPMIGVLLFTILPLIYMICLAFTSYDHNHLPPKSLFDWVGFTNFGNIFNGRMAGTFFPVLSWTLIWAVFATVTNFFFGIILALIINTKGLKLKKMWRTIFVITIAVPQFISLLIMRNLLSDAGPINAILEKIGLVSAANPLPFLSDPLWAKFSIIIVNMWVGIPVTMLVATGIIMNLPQEQIEAAEIDGASKFQIFKSITFPQILLVMMPNLIQQFIGNINNFNVIYLLTGGGPTNSNFYQAGSTDLLVTWLYNLTVTAADYNLASVIGIIIFVLSAVFSLLAYTRTSSYKEGVAK, from the coding sequence ATGATTAATTCACAATATTTTGACAGTGTATCTGTTAAAGAAGCTTTCAAAAAAGGTGGCTTTGATACTAAACTGTCATTTCTGATTATGGGATTTTCAAATTTCTATCATAAACAGATTATTAAGGGATGTTTATTCTTACTTTCAGAAATCCTATTTTTGATTACTTTTGTTACTTCGATTATTCCGAGTTTGCAAGGGTTAATCACTTTGGGTACGCAAGAACAAGGACTTGTTGAGAAAACAGTTGGTGGCATTAAGATGAAAGTCGCTGTTGAGGGTGATAACTCAATGTTAATGCTAATCTTCGGTTTAGCAGCCTTGATTTTCTGCCTTGTCTTTGCTTACATTTACTGGTGTAACCTAAAAAGTGCGCGTAATCTTTATGTTCTAGATAAAGAAAACAAAAAGATTCCAACGTTCAAAGAAGATTTTGAAACACTTGCTAATGGTCGTTTCCACATGACTTTGATGGCAATTCCAATGATTGGTGTTCTGCTCTTTACTATCTTGCCATTGATTTACATGATTTGTTTGGCATTTACAAGTTATGACCACAATCACCTACCACCAAAGAGTCTCTTTGATTGGGTTGGTTTCACTAACTTTGGTAATATCTTCAACGGTCGTATGGCAGGAACATTCTTCCCAGTGCTTTCTTGGACCTTGATTTGGGCAGTATTTGCCACAGTAACAAACTTCTTCTTTGGTATTATTTTAGCTCTTATTATCAATACTAAAGGTTTGAAATTGAAGAAAATGTGGCGAACAATCTTTGTTATTACCATTGCGGTGCCACAATTCATTTCACTTCTTATCATGAGAAACTTGCTTAGCGATGCTGGTCCAATCAATGCTATTCTTGAAAAAATCGGACTCGTCTCAGCTGCTAATCCATTGCCGTTCTTATCTGATCCGCTTTGGGCCAAGTTCTCAATTATCATCGTCAACATGTGGGTTGGTATTCCTGTAACAATGTTGGTTGCTACTGGTATCATCATGAACTTGCCACAAGAGCAAATTGAAGCTGCTGAAATTGACGGAGCAAGCAAATTCCAGATTTTCAAATCAATCACATTCCCTCAAATCTTACTGGTTATGATGCCGAACTTGATTCAACAATTTATCGGTAACATCAACAACTTCAACGTTATCTACCTCCTTACTGGTGGTGGTCCTACTAACTCTAATTTCTATCAAGCTGGTAGCACAGACTTGCTTGTTACATGGCTTTACAATTTGACAGTTACTGCAGCAGACTACAACCTTGCTTCTGTTATCGGTATCATCATCTTTGTTCTTTCTGCCGTGTTCAGTCTTCTAGCTTACACAAGAACAAGTTCTTATAAGGAAGGGGTTGCGAAATAA
- a CDS encoding ABC transporter substrate-binding protein/permease, with the protein MKHKLKALMLAIFSVFFVFGVKAQADTISIVSDTAYAPFEFKDSDQTYKGIDVDIIKEVAEREGWDYEQTYPGFDAAVNAVQAGQADALMAGTTVTDARKKVFTFSDTYYDTSIVIYTKSGNTAISKYSQLKGKTVGVKNGTAAQTWLDEHADKYGYTVKTFDTSDLMNNSLDSGSIDAAMDDTPVVQYAINQGKSYEINIDAESIGSFAFAVKKGSSYEYLIDEFNEALAAMKEDGTYDQIMQKWLGDSYTSSSTSSSSNSSAASSTLTLTGDASAKATPVKSTYKIVMDSSFAPFEYQNDSGEYEGIDVELIKAIAEQQGFNVEISNPGFDAALNAVQAGQADAVMAGMSITDARKEIFDFSDAYYTSNILLAVKSGSSVKSYSDLKGLTVGAKNGTSSYTWLSEHADEYGYTLKAFDEASTMYDSLNSGSIDALMDDEAVLLYAIQQGRDFETPIAGEKSGEYGFAVSKGSNPELIEMFNNGLAALVESGEYDEIVNKYLGTSDSSSSSSSSSSVDETTIWGLLKNNYSQLLSGLGKTLSLTLISFAIAMVIGIIFGMMAVAPNKVLRTISAVFVDIVRGIPLMIVAAFIFWGIPNLLESITGKQSPINDFVAATIALSLNGGAYIAEIVRGGIEAVPQGQMEASRSLGISYGKTMQKIILPQAVRLMLPNFINQFVISLKDTTIVSAIGLVELFQTGKIIIARNYQSFRMYAILAVIYLVMITLLTRLAKRLEKRLK; encoded by the coding sequence ATGAAGCACAAATTGAAAGCTCTTATGCTAGCAATATTCTCTGTATTCTTTGTGTTTGGTGTCAAAGCTCAAGCGGACACAATTAGCATTGTATCTGATACAGCTTATGCCCCATTCGAATTTAAAGATTCAGATCAAACTTATAAAGGGATTGATGTTGATATCATCAAAGAAGTCGCTGAACGCGAGGGATGGGACTACGAACAAACTTACCCCGGTTTTGATGCTGCAGTAAACGCTGTTCAAGCGGGACAAGCGGATGCTCTTATGGCAGGAACAACCGTTACTGATGCACGTAAGAAAGTCTTTACTTTCTCTGATACCTATTATGATACTTCAATCGTTATCTACACCAAAAGTGGTAACACAGCCATTTCAAAATATAGCCAATTAAAAGGTAAAACTGTCGGTGTTAAAAATGGTACTGCTGCCCAAACTTGGCTTGACGAACATGCTGATAAATATGGCTATACTGTCAAAACATTTGATACTAGCGATTTGATGAATAACAGCCTTGATTCTGGTTCTATTGATGCAGCGATGGACGACACACCAGTTGTTCAATACGCTATCAATCAAGGAAAATCATATGAAATCAATATCGATGCAGAATCAATCGGAAGCTTCGCTTTTGCTGTTAAAAAAGGAAGCAGCTACGAATATTTGATTGATGAATTCAACGAGGCTCTTGCTGCTATGAAAGAAGACGGTACTTATGACCAAATCATGCAAAAATGGTTAGGTGATTCGTATACATCTTCTTCAACAAGCTCATCATCTAATAGTTCAGCCGCTTCAAGTACCTTAACATTAACTGGAGACGCTTCTGCTAAAGCTACACCCGTTAAAAGTACTTACAAAATCGTCATGGACTCTTCTTTCGCACCATTTGAATACCAAAATGATTCTGGTGAATACGAAGGTATCGACGTTGAATTGATTAAAGCTATCGCTGAACAACAAGGTTTCAACGTTGAAATTTCTAACCCTGGTTTTGATGCTGCGCTTAACGCGGTTCAAGCGGGACAAGCGGATGCGGTCATGGCAGGTATGTCAATCACAGACGCTCGTAAAGAAATTTTTGATTTCTCTGATGCTTACTACACTTCAAATATCTTACTTGCTGTAAAATCTGGTAGCAGCGTTAAAAGTTATAGTGATTTGAAAGGCTTAACTGTCGGAGCTAAAAACGGAACATCATCTTACACATGGTTATCTGAACACGCTGACGAATACGGTTATACCTTGAAAGCTTTTGACGAAGCCTCAACAATGTATGACAGCTTGAACTCCGGTTCTATTGATGCCTTAATGGATGATGAAGCCGTTCTACTCTACGCTATCCAACAAGGACGTGATTTTGAAACACCTATCGCTGGGGAAAAATCCGGTGAATACGGATTTGCCGTTAGCAAAGGTTCTAACCCAGAATTGATTGAAATGTTCAACAACGGTCTTGCTGCCTTAGTTGAATCTGGCGAATACGACGAAATCGTCAATAAATACCTTGGTACAAGCGATAGTTCAAGTTCAAGCTCAAGTTCATCAAGCGTTGATGAAACAACAATCTGGGGACTCCTAAAAAATAACTATTCACAATTGCTTTCAGGTTTAGGCAAGACACTTAGCTTAACACTGATTTCATTTGCAATTGCCATGGTTATTGGTATTATCTTTGGTATGATGGCTGTTGCGCCAAACAAAGTTCTTCGTACTATTTCAGCTGTCTTTGTTGACATCGTACGCGGTATCCCATTGATGATTGTAGCTGCCTTTATCTTCTGGGGAATTCCAAACCTTCTCGAGTCTATCACTGGCAAACAAAGCCCAATCAACGATTTCGTTGCAGCTACTATTGCGCTTTCGCTTAATGGTGGTGCTTACATTGCAGAAATCGTCCGTGGTGGTATCGAGGCTGTTCCTCAAGGTCAAATGGAAGCCAGCCGTAGTTTAGGTATTTCATATGGTAAGACAATGCAAAAAATCATCTTGCCACAAGCTGTTCGCCTAATGCTACCAAACTTCATCAACCAATTCGTTATTTCATTGAAAGATACAACTATCGTATCAGCAATTGGTCTTGTTGAACTCTTCCAAACTGGTAAAATCATCATTGCTCGTAACTACCAATCTTTCCGTATGTATGCTATCTTAGCAGTTATCTACCTTGTAATGATCACCCTTTTGACACGTTTAGCAAAACGTCTAGAAAAGAGGCTTAAATAA